From one Triticum urartu cultivar G1812 chromosome 3, Tu2.1, whole genome shotgun sequence genomic stretch:
- the LOC125548279 gene encoding E3 ubiquitin-protein ligase RNF181 homolog: protein MEVAGALASVLFAAFSLPCLLLLVVVAEAGLRLAALALRGEAFGWPSRSAFLGYRIARAGNFSSAATAVGGGVFQQEELLPAEYLDLLAVAVYRRGGDKWAAVDCVFCLSRIDDGEEVRELRCRHVFHRECLDSWLLRPRATCPLCRDRLLPCEPPRACARALDDDEIYVDEHEDPPSSSSSSYSHDAALWHM, encoded by the coding sequence ATGGAGGTGGCCGGCGCGCTCGCCTCCGTCCTCTTCGCCGCCTTCTCGCTCCCTTGCCTCCTCCTGCTCGTCGTCGTGGCCGAGGCCGGCCTCCGCCTCGCCGCGCTCGCGCTCCGCGGCGAGGCGTTCGGGTGGCCCTCGCGCTCGGCCTTCCTCGGCTACCGCATCGCGCGGGCCGGCAATTTCTCCTCCGCCGCCACGGCCGTCGGCGGCGGCGTCTTCCAGCAGGAGGAGCTGCTGCCGGCCGAGTACCTCGACCTCCTCGCCGTGGCGGTGTACCGCCGCGGTGGAGACAAGTGGGCGGCCGTGGACTGCGTGTTCTGCCTGTCGCGGATCgacgacggcgaggaggtgcGCGAGCTCCGGTGCCGTCACGTCTTCCACCGCGAGTGCCTCGACTCCTGGCTCCTCCGTCCGCGCGCCACGTGCCCGCTCTGCcgcgaccgcctcctcccctgcgAGCCTCCCCGCGCCTGCGCACGCGCCCTCGACGACGACGAAATCTACGTCGACGAGCACGAGGACCcgccctcgtcctcctcctcgtcctacTCCCACGACGCGGCGCTGTGGCACATGTAA